A genomic region of Chitinimonas arctica contains the following coding sequences:
- the acpS gene encoding holo-ACP synthase — MIFGIGTDIVEIARLGHSYQRHGQRLLARLLAPDEQVEFAAASDPARFLAKRWAAKEAFAKALGTGIRPPVTLAGIGVGHDEAGRPILIFDPAIQQLLRQQGIQNAHLSLSDERLSAVAFVILESAGTACL; from the coding sequence ATGATCTTTGGAATCGGTACCGATATTGTCGAAATAGCCCGCCTGGGCCACAGTTATCAGCGACATGGCCAACGCCTGCTCGCCCGCCTGCTGGCACCGGACGAGCAGGTCGAGTTCGCCGCCGCGAGCGATCCGGCGCGCTTCCTGGCCAAACGCTGGGCAGCCAAGGAAGCCTTCGCCAAGGCCTTGGGTACCGGTATCCGGCCACCGGTCACGCTGGCCGGCATTGGTGTCGGTCATGATGAAGCCGGCAGACCCATCCTGATTTTCGATCCGGCGATCCAGCAGTTATTGCGACAACAGGGTATTCAAAATGCCCATCTGTCGCTCAGCGATGAACGATTGTCCGCCGTGGCTTTCGTTATACTGGAAAGCGCCGGAACGGCTTGCCTATAA
- a CDS encoding STAS/SEC14 domain-containing protein, producing MIAIEHKDHAVLASIAGEFTLADYREFEENVLYELKFRGRPNLLFDLSGMLGYTLDVVWEEIRFSRQHATEFGRIAVVTSDQWTTWATWVARLFVDSDVLVFDNLQQAESWLLEIQPVEG from the coding sequence ATGATTGCCATCGAACACAAGGATCACGCGGTGCTCGCCTCGATTGCCGGCGAATTCACCTTGGCGGATTACCGGGAGTTCGAAGAGAACGTACTGTATGAGCTGAAGTTTCGCGGGCGACCCAATTTGCTGTTCGATCTCAGCGGCATGTTGGGCTACACCCTGGATGTGGTGTGGGAGGAAATACGCTTCTCCCGCCAGCATGCCACCGAGTTCGGCCGCATCGCCGTGGTGACCAGCGACCAATGGACGACCTGGGCGACCTGGGTGGCGCGTCTGTTCGTGGATAGCGACGTGCTGGTCTTCGATAATCTGCAACAGGCGGAAAGCTGGTTGCTTGAAATACAACCGGTGGAAGGCTGA
- the rpoE gene encoding RNA polymerase sigma factor RpoE — MSSERDIDHELVLRVQSGDKKAFELLVAKYHRKVGRLLSRMIRDQAEIEDVTQEAFIKAYRALPAFRGESAFYTWLYRIAINTAKNYLASLKRRPLLSTEYEDEDGDTLDTASQLPDMNTPETELMNRQIVRTVNQAVDALPEELRTAITLREMDGLSYEDIAAMMNCPIGTVRSRIFRAREAIATRLRPMIESAGKDRRW; from the coding sequence ATGTCGAGTGAGCGGGACATCGACCACGAATTGGTACTGCGCGTGCAGAGCGGCGACAAGAAGGCGTTCGAGCTGCTCGTAGCCAAGTACCATCGCAAGGTCGGACGCTTGTTGAGTCGCATGATACGCGACCAGGCCGAGATCGAAGACGTGACGCAGGAAGCCTTTATCAAGGCCTACCGCGCGCTGCCGGCTTTCCGTGGCGAAAGCGCGTTCTACACTTGGCTGTACCGTATCGCGATCAACACCGCGAAGAACTATCTTGCTTCGCTCAAACGTCGGCCCTTGCTGTCGACCGAGTACGAAGATGAAGATGGTGATACCCTCGATACCGCATCGCAGTTGCCGGATATGAATACGCCGGAAACCGAGTTGATGAACCGGCAAATCGTCAGGACGGTGAACCAAGCGGTAGATGCGTTGCCTGAAGAGTTACGTACCGCGATAACGCTGCGTGAGATGGATGGCCTATCGTATGAAGATATCGCCGCGATGATGAATTGTCCGATCGGGACAGTGCGTTCGCGGATTTTTCGGGCACGTGAAGCGATTGCGACACGGCTACGGCCGATGATCGAATCAGCTGGCAAAGACCGGCGTTGGTAA
- the era gene encoding GTPase Era produces the protein MTEQAIPFRTGYIAIVGRPNVGKSTLLNRLIGQKISIVSRKAQTTRHRITGIRTDPDAQFVFVDTPGFQTKYKSALNDAMNRGVTTTLSDVDAVLFVIEASKFDARDLEVIKLLPKHRPVILVLNKADLLKDKGQLLPFIQRMATQFEFHAIVPVSAKKIMKIDVLVDVIKPLLPEGAPMYEEDQVTDRSERFLASELIREKIFRLVGDELPYSTAVEIEKYEEEGNLRRIFASILVDRDAQKAIIIGHDGDKLKEISTQARTDMEKMFDCTVYLEVFVKVKSGWADDTRLVRQFGYE, from the coding sequence ATGACCGAACAAGCAATTCCCTTCCGCACTGGTTATATCGCCATTGTCGGGCGCCCCAATGTGGGCAAGTCCACCCTGCTCAATCGTTTGATTGGCCAGAAGATCAGCATCGTCTCGCGCAAGGCGCAGACGACGCGCCATCGCATTACCGGTATCCGTACCGATCCGGATGCCCAATTCGTCTTTGTCGATACGCCGGGCTTCCAGACCAAGTACAAGAGCGCCTTGAACGACGCCATGAACCGTGGCGTCACCACCACCTTATCGGATGTGGATGCGGTCTTGTTCGTGATCGAGGCCAGTAAATTCGATGCGCGCGATCTGGAAGTCATCAAGCTGTTGCCCAAGCATCGCCCGGTCATCCTGGTGCTCAACAAGGCCGATCTACTGAAGGATAAGGGCCAGCTACTGCCGTTTATCCAGCGCATGGCGACCCAGTTCGAGTTCCACGCCATCGTGCCGGTATCGGCCAAGAAGATCATGAAGATCGATGTATTGGTCGATGTGATCAAGCCCTTGCTGCCTGAAGGCGCGCCGATGTACGAGGAAGACCAGGTCACCGACCGCAGCGAGCGTTTCCTCGCTTCGGAACTGATACGGGAAAAAATATTCCGCCTGGTTGGCGACGAACTACCTTACTCCACCGCGGTGGAGATCGAGAAGTACGAAGAGGAAGGCAATCTGCGCCGCATTTTCGCCTCCATCCTGGTGGACCGCGACGCGCAAAAGGCCATCATCATCGGCCACGATGGCGACAAGCTCAAGGAAATCTCCACCCAGGCGCGTACCGACATGGAAAAAATGTTCGATTGCACGGTCTATCTGGAGGTCTTCGTCAAGGTCAAGAGCGGTTGGGCGGACGACACCCGCTTGGTACGGCAATTCGGTTACGAGTGA
- the rnc gene encoding ribonuclease III: MSGETARLETALSYHFRDQGKLGQALTHRSFGVPHNERLEFLGDSILNAVVARLLFDAFPERSEGELSRLRASLVKKETLAELAQALKLSDYVRLGDGEARSGGFQRPSILADTLEAIFAAICLDQDFVAASRTIALLLGPKIAAIDPETHGKDSKTKLQEWLQARRLALPQYRIVSQHGEAHDQHFVVECQIAELALAAKGEGASRRAAEQEAATRALDALPTVRKAHKP; encoded by the coding sequence GTGAGTGGTGAAACCGCGCGGCTCGAAACCGCGCTCTCCTACCATTTTCGCGATCAGGGCAAGCTCGGCCAAGCCCTGACCCACCGCAGCTTTGGCGTGCCGCATAATGAGCGCCTGGAATTCCTGGGCGACAGCATACTCAATGCCGTGGTGGCCAGGCTGCTGTTCGATGCCTTTCCCGAACGCAGCGAGGGCGAATTATCGCGGCTACGCGCCAGCCTGGTGAAGAAGGAAACGCTGGCCGAGCTGGCGCAAGCACTGAAGCTGAGCGATTACGTCCGCCTGGGCGATGGCGAAGCCCGCAGCGGCGGTTTTCAACGGCCGTCCATCCTGGCCGACACCTTGGAGGCGATCTTCGCCGCCATCTGCCTGGATCAGGACTTTGTCGCGGCCAGCCGGACCATCGCCTTGCTGCTGGGCCCCAAGATCGCCGCCATCGATCCAGAGACGCATGGCAAGGACAGCAAGACCAAGTTGCAGGAATGGTTGCAGGCACGCAGGCTGGCCCTCCCGCAATACCGTATCGTCAGCCAGCACGGCGAGGCGCATGATCAGCATTTCGTCGTGGAATGCCAGATTGCCGAGTTGGCGTTGGCTGCCAAGGGCGAAGGCGCGAGTCGCCGGGCCGCCGAGCAGGAAGCCGCAACCCGCGCGCTCGATGCTCTGCCCACAGTCAGGAAAGCGCACAAGCCATGA
- the nadB gene encoding L-aspartate oxidase — protein sequence MQHYDVLILGSGLAGMTLALQLAETRKIALVTKRTLTDGASQWAQGGIAAVLDQTDSIDEHVRDTLIAGAGLCDEAATRFILDRAREAIEWLIELGVPFTPDAAHETGFHLTREGGHSHRRIIHAADATGAAVVATLAAKVAAHPNIHLLEEHIGLDLIVGKKLGHPDSGCLGAYVLDKRSGQVQTLLADHTVLATGGAGKVYLYTTNPDTATGDGIAMGWRAGCRVANMEFIQFHPTCLYHPHAMSFLISEAVRGEGGLLKLPDGSRFMPAHDERAELAPRDITARAIDFEMKKYGLDCVYLDISHQPAEFIREHFPNIHQRCLELGIDITRQPIPVVPAAHYTCGGLLTDLAGRTDVANLYAIGETACTGLHGANRLASNSLLEALVLGRAAAQAILSAAPVQRIPVPAWDASRVSDADEEVVIAHNWDELRRFMWDYVGIVRTDKRLERAAHRIALLRSEIDEFYRNFRVSNDLIELRNLVDTADLIVRSAQLRHESRGLHFSRDYPATLGTAVPTILAARGE from the coding sequence ATGCAACATTACGACGTATTGATACTGGGCAGCGGCCTGGCCGGCATGACCTTGGCCTTGCAGCTCGCAGAAACGCGCAAGATCGCACTGGTTACCAAACGCACGCTCACCGACGGCGCCAGTCAATGGGCACAGGGCGGGATCGCCGCCGTGCTCGACCAGACCGACAGCATCGACGAGCATGTGCGCGACACCTTGATCGCGGGCGCCGGGCTCTGCGACGAAGCGGCCACGCGCTTCATCCTGGACCGGGCTCGCGAGGCGATCGAGTGGTTGATCGAGCTGGGCGTTCCCTTCACCCCCGATGCGGCGCATGAAACCGGCTTCCACCTGACTCGCGAGGGCGGCCACTCGCATCGGCGCATCATCCACGCCGCCGATGCGACCGGCGCCGCCGTGGTGGCGACCCTGGCGGCCAAGGTCGCGGCGCATCCCAATATCCATTTGCTGGAAGAGCATATCGGCCTGGACCTGATCGTCGGCAAGAAGCTGGGCCACCCCGACTCGGGCTGCCTGGGCGCCTACGTGCTGGACAAGCGCAGCGGCCAAGTGCAAACCCTGCTGGCCGACCACACCGTGCTGGCCACCGGCGGCGCCGGCAAGGTCTATCTCTATACCACCAACCCCGACACCGCCACCGGCGACGGCATTGCCATGGGTTGGCGCGCCGGCTGCCGGGTGGCCAATATGGAATTCATCCAGTTCCATCCCACCTGCCTTTATCACCCGCATGCGATGAGCTTCCTGATCTCGGAAGCCGTTCGCGGCGAAGGCGGCCTGCTCAAATTGCCGGACGGCAGCCGATTCATGCCGGCGCACGATGAGCGGGCCGAACTGGCGCCGCGCGATATCACGGCCCGGGCGATCGACTTCGAGATGAAAAAATACGGTCTCGACTGTGTCTACCTGGACATCAGCCACCAGCCGGCCGAATTCATCCGCGAGCATTTCCCCAATATCCACCAGCGCTGCCTGGAACTGGGCATCGATATCACCCGCCAACCCATTCCGGTCGTACCGGCCGCGCATTACACCTGCGGCGGACTGCTGACCGACCTGGCCGGCCGCACCGACGTGGCCAATCTCTACGCCATCGGCGAAACCGCCTGTACGGGCCTGCACGGCGCCAATCGCCTGGCCAGCAATTCCTTGCTGGAAGCCCTGGTACTGGGTCGCGCGGCGGCGCAGGCCATCCTGTCGGCGGCACCGGTCCAACGGATTCCGGTACCGGCCTGGGATGCCAGCCGCGTGAGCGATGCGGACGAGGAAGTGGTGATTGCGCACAACTGGGATGAATTGCGGCGTTTTATGTGGGACTACGTCGGCATCGTCCGCACCGATAAGCGACTGGAGCGGGCCGCCCATCGCATCGCCTTGCTACGCAGTGAAATCGACGAGTTCTATCGCAATTTCCGTGTCAGCAACGATCTGATCGAGCTGCGCAACCTCGTCGATACGGCGGACTTGATCGTACGTTCGGCCCAATTGCGCCATGAAAGCCGCGGCCTGCACTTCAGCCGCGATTACCCGGCCACGCTGGGGACGGCCGTCCCGACCATCCTAGCCGCCAGGGGCGAGTAG
- the recO gene encoding DNA repair protein RecO, translating into MAAVTFARSKQRVEATPCWLLHSYPYKETSLIVEVLSRQHGRVALVARGARRPTSSLRGNLLAFQPLMLSWFGGGELKTLHAAEWQGGVAQLTGLPLICGFYLNELLLRLVPREDAHPGLFDAYRLAAIALAKAPTEVEPVLRRFELTLLTELGYGLTLARDLHGQPVEAAREYRFLSGRGIVPANEIPAGMGVGLSGRSLAAMAAGDYSEPQSALQAKQLMRVLLAELLGDAPLHTRKILRDLHKL; encoded by the coding sequence ATGGCCGCCGTTACTTTTGCCCGCAGCAAACAGCGCGTCGAAGCCACGCCGTGCTGGTTGTTGCACAGCTATCCGTACAAGGAAACCAGCCTGATCGTCGAGGTACTCAGCCGCCAGCATGGGCGGGTGGCCTTGGTGGCGCGTGGCGCGCGGCGGCCGACTTCCAGCTTGCGGGGCAATTTGCTGGCTTTTCAGCCCTTGATGCTGTCGTGGTTCGGCGGCGGCGAGCTGAAAACCCTGCATGCCGCCGAATGGCAGGGCGGGGTAGCGCAGCTGACGGGCTTGCCGCTGATCTGCGGCTTCTACCTGAACGAGTTGCTGCTGCGCTTGGTGCCGCGTGAAGATGCCCATCCCGGCCTGTTCGACGCTTATCGGCTCGCCGCGATCGCGCTTGCCAAGGCGCCTACCGAGGTCGAACCCGTCCTGCGGCGCTTCGAACTGACCTTGCTGACCGAGCTGGGATATGGCTTGACCTTGGCACGCGATCTACATGGCCAGCCCGTGGAAGCGGCCAGGGAGTATCGTTTCCTGAGTGGACGAGGCATTGTCCCCGCGAACGAAATCCCGGCGGGCATGGGCGTGGGTTTGTCCGGCCGAAGTCTCGCTGCCATGGCCGCGGGTGACTATAGCGAGCCGCAATCGGCACTGCAGGCCAAACAGTTGATGCGGGTACTGCTGGCCGAGTTGCTGGGCGACGCCCCGCTGCATACCCGAAAAATTCTGCGCGACTTGCATAAGCTTTGA
- the lepB gene encoding signal peptidase I, with protein sequence MKWTLLAFAALILGPILIWRARRNATPVYDAEQMNEGALWGYFLILVGAWGALSMIANPSDLFFVVMMVASVLALIARLRGYKAKGNERNLPDWAAFGFSNALVLALIGLGKTFVVEPMQIPSSSMRPGLVVGDFILINKSAYGVRIPFLNIPIIPMGKPERGDVVVFHYPQDTKINFIKRVIGLPGDKVEYHNKLLTINGVKVDSIPVGDYPYSDTGVETVQAIRMRETLGNKPHDTLNVPGTPTLQPASVVDFPMRENCQHDETGFTCTVPPNRYLMLGDNRDNSNDGRYWGFVPDDHLAGRAFLIWMNFGDFSRIGTRIQ encoded by the coding sequence ATGAAATGGACTTTGCTCGCCTTTGCCGCCCTGATTCTCGGGCCCATCCTGATTTGGCGTGCTCGCCGAAACGCCACGCCGGTCTACGATGCCGAGCAGATGAACGAAGGTGCCTTATGGGGCTACTTCCTGATTTTGGTGGGGGCGTGGGGTGCGCTCTCCATGATCGCCAACCCAAGCGATCTGTTCTTCGTCGTGATGATGGTGGCAAGCGTGCTGGCGCTGATCGCCCGCCTGCGCGGCTACAAGGCCAAGGGCAATGAACGGAACCTGCCCGACTGGGCCGCCTTCGGCTTTTCCAACGCCCTGGTGTTGGCCCTGATCGGCCTGGGCAAGACTTTCGTGGTCGAACCGATGCAGATCCCGTCCAGTTCCATGCGGCCCGGCCTGGTGGTGGGCGACTTCATCCTGATCAATAAGTCGGCCTATGGCGTGCGGATTCCCTTCCTGAATATCCCTATCATTCCGATGGGCAAGCCGGAACGTGGCGACGTGGTGGTATTCCACTATCCGCAGGATACCAAGATCAATTTCATCAAGCGGGTGATCGGCCTGCCGGGCGACAAGGTCGAGTATCACAACAAGCTGCTGACCATCAATGGCGTCAAGGTGGATAGCATTCCGGTCGGCGACTATCCTTATTCCGACACCGGCGTAGAAACCGTGCAGGCGATCAGGATGCGCGAAACCCTGGGCAACAAGCCGCACGACACCTTGAATGTGCCGGGCACGCCCACCCTGCAACCCGCTTCCGTGGTGGATTTTCCCATGCGCGAAAATTGCCAGCACGACGAGACCGGCTTTACCTGCACCGTGCCGCCCAATCGATACCTGATGCTGGGCGACAATCGCGACAACAGCAACGATGGCCGCTACTGGGGCTTCGTACCGGACGACCACCTGGCCGGACGGGCCTTCCTGATCTGGATGAATTTCGGCGACTTCAGCCGCATCGGAACACGTATCCAATAG
- a CDS encoding sigma-E factor negative regulatory protein translates to MQEKLSALMDGEWDDHELAELIASIDEDDACAESWHEYHLIGDAMHGRPVLSDNFLANFSARLEAEPTILAPNAMKQSAIRRDVVRQGASMFHMRPHKRWVAFSMAASVALVSATAWYVGNGTGVVAAPQAQFAANQAIKPAVDEVNPYLVAHQALLGNPGFNHRAVVLTGAEAERGTARH, encoded by the coding sequence ATGCAGGAAAAACTCTCGGCATTGATGGACGGCGAGTGGGATGACCATGAGCTTGCGGAGCTGATCGCTTCTATCGACGAAGACGACGCCTGCGCGGAGTCTTGGCACGAATACCACTTGATTGGCGACGCGATGCATGGTCGGCCAGTCCTTTCCGACAACTTCCTTGCCAATTTCTCGGCCCGGCTGGAAGCCGAACCGACGATCTTGGCGCCTAATGCAATGAAGCAGAGCGCGATCCGACGAGACGTGGTTCGGCAGGGTGCCTCCATGTTCCATATGCGGCCCCATAAACGCTGGGTTGCCTTTTCCATGGCAGCCTCCGTTGCCCTGGTCAGTGCCACTGCCTGGTATGTGGGCAATGGGACGGGTGTCGTCGCCGCGCCGCAGGCGCAGTTCGCCGCCAACCAGGCCATCAAGCCGGCGGTCGATGAGGTCAATCCGTACCTGGTCGCGCATCAGGCCTTGCTGGGCAACCCTGGCTTCAACCATCGTGCAGTCGTCCTGACCGGGGCGGAGGCTGAACGTGGCACCGCGCGCCATTGA
- a CDS encoding DegQ family serine endoprotease, translating to MKHSLLTALLFACGLTACTEAAAVETPSKVAALAPAVAATAAPLVAGLPDFSALVDREGRAVVNISTTQTIRANRNQMPEFGEDDPFEFFRRFGLPVPPGGQQQRPGPQRDETAKSLGSGFIFDADGYVLTNAHVVANADEITVKLIDKREFKAKVIGADARTDVAVLKIEAKGLPVVDLGSSEKLKVGEWVVAIGSPFGLDNSVTAGIVSGKGRNLPDENFVPFIQTDAAVNPGNSGGPLFNVRGEVVGINSQIFSRSGGYMGLSFAIPIDTAMQIVNQLKSHGKVTRGRMGVTIQPLTDDLARDFGLKSGKGALINNVEADAPAGKAGIKAGDVILKFNGVEIGDGADLQRTVGATKPGASVPVEIWRDKAAKTLTVTVVELEQAADGRSAQRERKADRKSEAGAKSGLAVREADPRLLRQLGLKFGLQVVDVNGPAARAGIQPGDVIVGIAGEDVKSLAHLDGVLSAAKAGSSVALRIRRGEAAMFVSLKLGDKSEKSSD from the coding sequence ATGAAACACAGCCTGTTGACCGCTTTGTTATTTGCTTGCGGTTTAACCGCCTGTACCGAAGCCGCCGCCGTGGAAACGCCCTCCAAGGTAGCTGCCCTGGCGCCGGCGGTGGCCGCCACCGCCGCGCCCCTGGTTGCCGGCCTGCCGGACTTCAGCGCCCTGGTCGACAGGGAAGGGCGTGCTGTCGTCAATATCAGCACTACCCAGACCATACGGGCCAACCGCAACCAGATGCCCGAATTCGGCGAAGACGATCCGTTCGAATTCTTCCGTCGCTTCGGCCTCCCCGTACCGCCCGGCGGACAGCAGCAACGGCCTGGGCCGCAGCGTGACGAAACAGCCAAATCGCTGGGCTCCGGCTTTATCTTCGATGCCGATGGCTATGTCCTGACCAATGCCCACGTGGTGGCCAACGCCGACGAGATTACCGTCAAGCTGATCGACAAGCGCGAGTTCAAGGCCAAGGTCATCGGCGCGGATGCCCGTACCGATGTGGCGGTGCTGAAGATCGAAGCCAAGGGTTTGCCCGTGGTGGACCTGGGGTCCAGCGAAAAACTCAAGGTCGGTGAATGGGTGGTGGCAATCGGCTCGCCTTTCGGCCTGGATAACTCGGTCACTGCCGGTATCGTCAGCGGCAAGGGCCGTAACCTGCCAGACGAGAACTTCGTTCCCTTTATCCAGACCGATGCCGCGGTAAACCCGGGCAATTCGGGTGGCCCGCTGTTCAATGTGCGCGGCGAAGTGGTCGGCATCAATTCGCAGATATTCAGCCGTTCCGGCGGCTATATGGGCTTGTCCTTCGCGATTCCCATCGATACCGCCATGCAGATCGTCAACCAGCTCAAAAGCCATGGCAAGGTAACGCGCGGCCGCATGGGCGTGACCATCCAGCCCCTGACCGATGACCTGGCGCGCGATTTCGGATTGAAATCCGGCAAAGGCGCGCTGATCAACAATGTCGAGGCGGATGCCCCCGCGGGTAAAGCCGGTATCAAGGCGGGTGACGTGATCCTCAAGTTCAACGGTGTCGAGATCGGCGACGGGGCCGACCTGCAGCGCACCGTGGGTGCGACCAAGCCCGGCGCCAGCGTGCCGGTCGAGATCTGGCGCGACAAGGCTGCCAAGACCCTGACCGTAACGGTAGTCGAGCTTGAGCAGGCCGCTGACGGACGTTCCGCGCAACGTGAGCGGAAAGCCGACAGGAAGAGCGAGGCGGGCGCCAAATCCGGTTTGGCCGTGCGCGAAGCCGATCCGCGCCTGCTGCGGCAACTGGGCCTGAAATTCGGGCTGCAGGTTGTCGACGTCAATGGCCCCGCGGCGCGGGCCGGTATCCAGCCAGGCGATGTGATCGTGGGTATCGCCGGGGAAGACGTGAAGTCCCTGGCGCACCTGGACGGTGTGCTGTCCGCCGCCAAGGCGGGTAGTTCGGTGGCATTGCGGATCCGTCGCGGCGAAGCGGCCATGTTCGTCAGCCTGAAGCTGGGCGACAAGTCCGAGAAATCCAGTGACTGA
- a CDS encoding DUF4845 domain-containing protein: protein MQKQRGLSMVTMLAWGIILGGALVLSLKLIPAYSEYFGVKSVLKKLVVEQSGAPVSDIRESFDKRANIENISSVKGEDLEILQDQQGTTVTVAYQRVIPLVANVSLLFDFTAEERHGGAGK from the coding sequence ATGCAAAAGCAACGTGGCCTCAGCATGGTGACCATGCTTGCCTGGGGCATTATCCTCGGGGGCGCCCTGGTCCTCTCGCTTAAATTGATTCCCGCCTACAGCGAGTACTTCGGCGTCAAATCGGTGCTCAAGAAGCTGGTGGTCGAACAATCCGGTGCACCGGTCTCGGATATCCGCGAGTCGTTCGACAAGCGGGCCAATATCGAGAACATTTCCTCGGTCAAGGGCGAAGACCTGGAGATCTTGCAGGATCAGCAGGGCACCACGGTTACCGTGGCCTACCAGCGTGTGATACCGCTGGTCGCCAATGTCAGCCTGCTATTCGACTTCACCGCCGAGGAACGCCATGGCGGCGCCGGCAAGTGA
- a CDS encoding MucB/RseB C-terminal domain-containing protein, which translates to MRLRSGLCGLLLLAASAHAADLMTTNESANLLKKMGVAARSLNYSGVYFYQHADVMETFRLVHQFDAAGEQERRESLDGLPREFVRNNDQIVGYVPDLKPFTLDRRAANKFFPGVIPDQAVDVLNNYNFKRLNIERVAGHDCQSILLEPKDRLRHPHKLCVEPNSGLMLKSTMYGPEHGEVLEHFSFTQLDIGGQIEKRLLKSVLASRALPADPPRPSAGLAPAVAMAQFDTVNLPSGFRLIKETRSQLPGKQLPVLHYLYSDGMATVSVFIEPAGNGPVSLPLTQGKSNFNFFSRQADGWRITALGEVPLRTVQLFSLAFSPR; encoded by the coding sequence ATGAGACTGCGATCGGGCTTGTGCGGCCTGCTGCTGCTGGCTGCTTCGGCGCATGCCGCGGATTTGATGACGACCAATGAGTCGGCGAATCTGCTGAAGAAAATGGGCGTGGCTGCCAGGTCGCTCAATTACAGCGGCGTGTATTTTTATCAGCACGCCGATGTGATGGAGACTTTCCGGCTGGTGCATCAATTCGATGCGGCCGGCGAGCAGGAAAGGCGCGAGTCGCTGGATGGCCTGCCGCGAGAGTTCGTGCGCAACAACGACCAGATCGTCGGCTATGTGCCTGATCTAAAGCCGTTTACCCTGGACAGGCGTGCCGCCAACAAATTCTTTCCTGGCGTCATCCCCGACCAAGCCGTCGACGTATTGAATAACTACAATTTCAAGCGCCTGAATATCGAACGGGTAGCTGGCCATGACTGTCAGTCCATCCTGTTGGAGCCCAAGGATAGGCTGCGCCATCCACATAAGCTGTGCGTGGAACCGAACTCCGGCCTGATGCTGAAGAGCACCATGTACGGGCCGGAACACGGTGAAGTGCTGGAGCATTTTTCCTTTACCCAGCTCGATATCGGCGGCCAGATCGAAAAGCGCTTGCTGAAGTCGGTATTGGCGTCGCGCGCCCTGCCGGCCGATCCACCGCGTCCCTCCGCCGGTCTGGCGCCGGCCGTCGCAATGGCGCAATTCGACACCGTCAATCTCCCCAGCGGTTTTAGGCTGATCAAGGAAACGCGCAGCCAGTTGCCCGGCAAACAGCTGCCCGTGCTGCATTATCTCTACAGCGATGGCATGGCGACGGTCTCGGTCTTTATCGAGCCGGCCGGCAATGGTCCGGTCAGCCTGCCGCTGACGCAGGGCAAGAGCAACTTCAACTTCTTCTCGCGCCAGGCCGATGGGTGGCGTATCACGGCCCTGGGAGAAGTGCCCTTGCGCACCGTCCAGCTGTTCTCCCTGGCTTTTTCGCCCCGATAG
- a CDS encoding protein YgfX has translation MKAAPQLLLQLRPSNLERLGVGALHLLALPMPRLASLPLAAQLLLGCAVLLSALWRLRSCRRELPSHAWLLADGSWALRLGDEDFAALLMPTFHCTPHLLVLTLALTDDRRIRLVLWPDSAAPAELRRLRAWLRWGARVQAHSGLLAPGG, from the coding sequence TTGAAAGCCGCTCCACAATTGCTGCTGCAATTACGCCCTTCGAATCTGGAACGCCTTGGCGTGGGCGCGCTGCATCTGCTGGCGCTACCGATGCCGAGGTTGGCCAGCCTGCCACTGGCGGCACAACTGCTCCTCGGCTGCGCCGTGCTGCTGTCGGCGCTATGGCGGCTGCGTTCCTGTCGGCGCGAGCTGCCCAGCCATGCCTGGCTATTGGCGGATGGCAGTTGGGCCTTGCGGCTCGGCGACGAGGATTTCGCCGCGCTACTGATGCCCACCTTCCATTGCACCCCGCATCTGCTGGTGCTGACACTTGCCCTAACCGATGACCGTCGCATACGCCTGGTGCTGTGGCCGGACAGCGCCGCACCGGCCGAACTGCGGCGCTTGCGGGCCTGGCTGCGCTGGGGCGCACGGGTTCAGGCGCATTCCGGTCTACTCGCCCCTGGCGGCTAG
- a CDS encoding glutaredoxin family protein has protein sequence MTELALLTLYGREYCGLCQQMREELRLLAPDLHLDIVWFDIDDSDAAEEKYDRMVPVLTGDQDEIICFYHLNRMALDAYLARIR, from the coding sequence GTGACTGAACTCGCACTGCTCACCCTCTACGGGCGTGAATATTGCGGGTTGTGCCAGCAGATGCGGGAGGAATTGCGTCTGCTGGCGCCGGATCTGCATCTCGATATCGTCTGGTTCGATATCGACGATAGCGACGCCGCCGAAGAGAAATATGACCGGATGGTGCCTGTCCTGACGGGCGATCAGGACGAGATCATCTGCTTCTATCACCTCAATCGAATGGCGCTGGATGCTTATCTGGCCCGAATCCGGTAA